A section of the Acanthochromis polyacanthus isolate Apoly-LR-REF ecotype Palm Island chromosome 13, KAUST_Apoly_ChrSc, whole genome shotgun sequence genome encodes:
- the hnf1ba gene encoding hepatocyte nuclear factor 1-beta-A isoform X5 — MFSKMVSKLTSLQQELLSALLDSGVTKDVLIQALDDMDPSPPGFGVKLESLPLSPAPPQSGKMNGADVDSKPVFHTLTNGHSKGKLSGDEGSEDGDDYDTPPILKELQSLNTEEAAEQRAEVERMLAEDPWRAARMIKGYMQQHNIPQREVVDITGLNQSHLSQHLNKGTPMKTQKRAALYTWYVRKQREILRQFNPSGQGMGQPGDEVGSEPSCKKMRRNRFKWGPASQQILYQAYDRQKNPSKEEREALVEECNRAECLQRGVSPSKAQGLGSNLVTEVRVYNWFANRRKEEAFRQKLAMDAITAPTHGINPLLSHSSPHHPQTSASPPSKIPVRYSQGPGEVTSSSTISHHSSNAMATSQSVLQQVSPGGLDHSHSLLSPDTKMISGSGGGLPPVSTLTNIHSSHHSHQQTQNLIMPLSGVMAIAQSESGIPPLYLLLLHRDVTLMSDLVPPGLNTSQSQTVPVINSVAGSLAALQPVQFSQQLHSPHQQSLMQQSPSHMSQQPFMATVTHSHMYSHKQEPPQYSHPSRFPSAMVVTDANSISTLSSMSSSKTDAPVNKMVQLGGLSWCPLQAW; from the exons atgttctcTAAAATGGTATCGAAGCTGACATCCCTGCAGCAGGAGCTGCTCAGCGCCCTGCTGGACTCAGGAGTCACCAAAGACGTGCTGATCCAGGCCCTGGATGATATGGACCCCAGCCCGCCGGGCTTTGGAGTAAAACTGGAGAGTCTGCCGCTGTCGCCTGCTCCGCCTCAGAGCGGCAAAATGAACGGGGCGGACGTGGACTCCAAGCCCGTTTTCCACACGCTCACTAACGGCCACAGCAAGGGCAAGCTGTCCGGGGACGAGGGCTCCGAGGACGGGGACGACTACGACACGCCGCCGATCCTGAAGGAGCTCCAGTCGCTGAACACGGAGGAGGCCGCGGAGCAACGAGCCGAGGTGGAGCGCATGTTGGC CGAGGACCCGTGGCGTGCTGCCCGCATGATCAAAGGTTACATGCAGCAGCACAACATCCCCCAACGGGAGGTGGTGGACATCACAGGGCTGAACCAGTCTCACCTCTCCCAGCACCTCAACAAAGGCACGCCCATGAAAACGCAGAAGCGAGCGGCCCTCTACACCTGGTATGTCAGGAAACAGCGGGAAATTCTCCGAC AGTTCAACCCTTCTGGTCAGGGCATGGGTCAGCCGGGCGACGAGGTGGGCAGCGAACCGTCCTGCAAGAAAATGAGACGCAACCGCTTCAAGTGGGGTCCGGCATCCCAGCAGATCCTGTACCAGGCCTACGACAGGCAGAAGAACCCCAGcaaggaggagagggaggctTTGGTGGAGGAGTGCAACAG GGCCGAGTGTCTGCAGAGAGGCGTCTCCCCCTCCAAAGCTCAGGGCCTTGGCTCCAATCTGGTCACTGAAGTGCGAGTTTATAACTGGTTCGCCAACCGCCGCAAAGAGGAAGCCTTCAGGCAGAAGTTGGCCATGGATGCCATCACCGCACCCACCCACGGCATCAACCCGCTGCTGTCCCACAGCTCGCCACATCACCCCCAGACCAGCGCCTCGCCTCCCAGTAAGATACCAG TGCGTTACAGCCAAGGCCCCGGCGAGGTCACATCCTCCTCCACCATCAGCCACCACAGTAGCAATGCGATGGCCACCAGCCAGTCGGTGCTGCAGCAGGTGTCTCCGGGTGGATTGGACCACAGCCACAGTCTGCTGTCACCTGACACCAAGATG ATTTCAGGTTCAGGCGGAGGACTTCCTCCAGTCAGCACACTGACAAACATCCACAGTTCCCATCACAGCCACCAGCAGACACAGAACCTCATCATGCCTCTTTCTGGAGTCATGGCCATCGCACAGAGTGAGTCCGGAATCCCTCCACTCTATCTCCTTTTACTCCACCGCGATGTGACACTGATGTCTGACTTGGTCCCTCCAGGTTTAAACACATCACAGTCTCAGACGGTGCCAGTGATCAACAGCGTGGCCGGCAGCCTTGCAGCGCTGCAGCCGGTGCAGTTTTCCCAGCAGCTCCACAGTCCTCACCAGCAGAGCCTGATGCAGCAGTCGCCGAGCCACATGAGCCAGCAGCCGTTCATGGCTACGGTCACACACTCGCACA TGTACTCTCACAAGCAAGAGCCCCCGCAATATTCCCACCCGTCACGTTTCCCCTCGGCCATGGTGGTCACGGACGCCAACAGCATCAGCACCCTCAGCTCCATGTCCTCCAGCAAGACG GACGCTCCTGTAAACAAGATGGTGCAACTTGGGGGTCTCTCCTGG tGTCCTCTTCAAGCTTGGTGA
- the hnf1ba gene encoding hepatocyte nuclear factor 1-beta-A isoform X1: MFSKMVSKLTSLQQELLSALLDSGVTKDVLIQALDDMDPSPPGFGVKLESLPLSPAPPQSGKMNGADVDSKPVFHTLTNGHSKGKLSGDEGSEDGDDYDTPPILKELQSLNTEEAAEQRAEVERMLAEDPWRAARMIKGYMQQHNIPQREVVDITGLNQSHLSQHLNKGTPMKTQKRAALYTWYVRKQREILRQFNQAAHGPASIMTDKGNQDPAFFFPEFNPSGQGMGQPGDEVGSEPSCKKMRRNRFKWGPASQQILYQAYDRQKNPSKEEREALVEECNRAECLQRGVSPSKAQGLGSNLVTEVRVYNWFANRRKEEAFRQKLAMDAITAPTHGINPLLSHSSPHHPQTSASPPSKIPVRYSQGPGEVTSSSTISHHSSNAMATSQSVLQQVSPGGLDHSHSLLSPDTKMISGSGGGLPPVSTLTNIHSSHHSHQQTQNLIMPLSGVMAIAQSESGIPPLYLLLLHRDVTLMSDLVPPGLNTSQSQTVPVINSVAGSLAALQPVQFSQQLHSPHQQSLMQQSPSHMSQQPFMATVTHSHMYSHKQEPPQYSHPSRFPSAMVVTDANSISTLSSMSSSKTDAPVNKMVQLGGLSWCPLQAW; this comes from the exons atgttctcTAAAATGGTATCGAAGCTGACATCCCTGCAGCAGGAGCTGCTCAGCGCCCTGCTGGACTCAGGAGTCACCAAAGACGTGCTGATCCAGGCCCTGGATGATATGGACCCCAGCCCGCCGGGCTTTGGAGTAAAACTGGAGAGTCTGCCGCTGTCGCCTGCTCCGCCTCAGAGCGGCAAAATGAACGGGGCGGACGTGGACTCCAAGCCCGTTTTCCACACGCTCACTAACGGCCACAGCAAGGGCAAGCTGTCCGGGGACGAGGGCTCCGAGGACGGGGACGACTACGACACGCCGCCGATCCTGAAGGAGCTCCAGTCGCTGAACACGGAGGAGGCCGCGGAGCAACGAGCCGAGGTGGAGCGCATGTTGGC CGAGGACCCGTGGCGTGCTGCCCGCATGATCAAAGGTTACATGCAGCAGCACAACATCCCCCAACGGGAGGTGGTGGACATCACAGGGCTGAACCAGTCTCACCTCTCCCAGCACCTCAACAAAGGCACGCCCATGAAAACGCAGAAGCGAGCGGCCCTCTACACCTGGTATGTCAGGAAACAGCGGGAAATTCTCCGAC AGTTCAACCAGGCAGCGCACGGTCCTGCCAGCATTATGACAGATAAAGGCAATCAGGATCCGGCCTTTTTCTTCCCAGAGTTCAACCCTTCTGGTCAGGGCATGGGTCAGCCGGGCGACGAGGTGGGCAGCGAACCGTCCTGCAAGAAAATGAGACGCAACCGCTTCAAGTGGGGTCCGGCATCCCAGCAGATCCTGTACCAGGCCTACGACAGGCAGAAGAACCCCAGcaaggaggagagggaggctTTGGTGGAGGAGTGCAACAG GGCCGAGTGTCTGCAGAGAGGCGTCTCCCCCTCCAAAGCTCAGGGCCTTGGCTCCAATCTGGTCACTGAAGTGCGAGTTTATAACTGGTTCGCCAACCGCCGCAAAGAGGAAGCCTTCAGGCAGAAGTTGGCCATGGATGCCATCACCGCACCCACCCACGGCATCAACCCGCTGCTGTCCCACAGCTCGCCACATCACCCCCAGACCAGCGCCTCGCCTCCCAGTAAGATACCAG TGCGTTACAGCCAAGGCCCCGGCGAGGTCACATCCTCCTCCACCATCAGCCACCACAGTAGCAATGCGATGGCCACCAGCCAGTCGGTGCTGCAGCAGGTGTCTCCGGGTGGATTGGACCACAGCCACAGTCTGCTGTCACCTGACACCAAGATG ATTTCAGGTTCAGGCGGAGGACTTCCTCCAGTCAGCACACTGACAAACATCCACAGTTCCCATCACAGCCACCAGCAGACACAGAACCTCATCATGCCTCTTTCTGGAGTCATGGCCATCGCACAGAGTGAGTCCGGAATCCCTCCACTCTATCTCCTTTTACTCCACCGCGATGTGACACTGATGTCTGACTTGGTCCCTCCAGGTTTAAACACATCACAGTCTCAGACGGTGCCAGTGATCAACAGCGTGGCCGGCAGCCTTGCAGCGCTGCAGCCGGTGCAGTTTTCCCAGCAGCTCCACAGTCCTCACCAGCAGAGCCTGATGCAGCAGTCGCCGAGCCACATGAGCCAGCAGCCGTTCATGGCTACGGTCACACACTCGCACA TGTACTCTCACAAGCAAGAGCCCCCGCAATATTCCCACCCGTCACGTTTCCCCTCGGCCATGGTGGTCACGGACGCCAACAGCATCAGCACCCTCAGCTCCATGTCCTCCAGCAAGACG GACGCTCCTGTAAACAAGATGGTGCAACTTGGGGGTCTCTCCTGG tGTCCTCTTCAAGCTTGGTGA
- the hnf1ba gene encoding hepatocyte nuclear factor 1-beta-A isoform X7: protein MFSKMVSKLTSLQQELLSALLDSGVTKDVLIQALDDMDPSPPGFGVKLESLPLSPAPPQSGKMNGADVDSKPVFHTLTNGHSKGKLSGDEGSEDGDDYDTPPILKELQSLNTEEAAEQRAEVERMLAEDPWRAARMIKGYMQQHNIPQREVVDITGLNQSHLSQHLNKGTPMKTQKRAALYTWYVRKQREILRQFNPSGQGMGQPGDEVGSEPSCKKMRRNRFKWGPASQQILYQAYDRQKNPSKEEREALVEECNRAECLQRGVSPSKAQGLGSNLVTEVRVYNWFANRRKEEAFRQKLAMDAITAPTHGINPLLSHSSPHHPQTSASPPSKIPVRYSQGPGEVTSSSTISHHSSNAMATSQSVLQQVSPGGLDHSHSLLSPDTKMISGSGGGLPPVSTLTNIHSSHHSHQQTQNLIMPLSGVMAIAQSLNTSQSQTVPVINSVAGSLAALQPVQFSQQLHSPHQQSLMQQSPSHMSQQPFMATVTHSHMYSHKQEPPQYSHPSRFPSAMVVTDANSISTLSSMSSSKTDAPVNKMVQLGGLSWCPLQAW, encoded by the exons atgttctcTAAAATGGTATCGAAGCTGACATCCCTGCAGCAGGAGCTGCTCAGCGCCCTGCTGGACTCAGGAGTCACCAAAGACGTGCTGATCCAGGCCCTGGATGATATGGACCCCAGCCCGCCGGGCTTTGGAGTAAAACTGGAGAGTCTGCCGCTGTCGCCTGCTCCGCCTCAGAGCGGCAAAATGAACGGGGCGGACGTGGACTCCAAGCCCGTTTTCCACACGCTCACTAACGGCCACAGCAAGGGCAAGCTGTCCGGGGACGAGGGCTCCGAGGACGGGGACGACTACGACACGCCGCCGATCCTGAAGGAGCTCCAGTCGCTGAACACGGAGGAGGCCGCGGAGCAACGAGCCGAGGTGGAGCGCATGTTGGC CGAGGACCCGTGGCGTGCTGCCCGCATGATCAAAGGTTACATGCAGCAGCACAACATCCCCCAACGGGAGGTGGTGGACATCACAGGGCTGAACCAGTCTCACCTCTCCCAGCACCTCAACAAAGGCACGCCCATGAAAACGCAGAAGCGAGCGGCCCTCTACACCTGGTATGTCAGGAAACAGCGGGAAATTCTCCGAC AGTTCAACCCTTCTGGTCAGGGCATGGGTCAGCCGGGCGACGAGGTGGGCAGCGAACCGTCCTGCAAGAAAATGAGACGCAACCGCTTCAAGTGGGGTCCGGCATCCCAGCAGATCCTGTACCAGGCCTACGACAGGCAGAAGAACCCCAGcaaggaggagagggaggctTTGGTGGAGGAGTGCAACAG GGCCGAGTGTCTGCAGAGAGGCGTCTCCCCCTCCAAAGCTCAGGGCCTTGGCTCCAATCTGGTCACTGAAGTGCGAGTTTATAACTGGTTCGCCAACCGCCGCAAAGAGGAAGCCTTCAGGCAGAAGTTGGCCATGGATGCCATCACCGCACCCACCCACGGCATCAACCCGCTGCTGTCCCACAGCTCGCCACATCACCCCCAGACCAGCGCCTCGCCTCCCAGTAAGATACCAG TGCGTTACAGCCAAGGCCCCGGCGAGGTCACATCCTCCTCCACCATCAGCCACCACAGTAGCAATGCGATGGCCACCAGCCAGTCGGTGCTGCAGCAGGTGTCTCCGGGTGGATTGGACCACAGCCACAGTCTGCTGTCACCTGACACCAAGATG ATTTCAGGTTCAGGCGGAGGACTTCCTCCAGTCAGCACACTGACAAACATCCACAGTTCCCATCACAGCCACCAGCAGACACAGAACCTCATCATGCCTCTTTCTGGAGTCATGGCCATCGCACAGA GTTTAAACACATCACAGTCTCAGACGGTGCCAGTGATCAACAGCGTGGCCGGCAGCCTTGCAGCGCTGCAGCCGGTGCAGTTTTCCCAGCAGCTCCACAGTCCTCACCAGCAGAGCCTGATGCAGCAGTCGCCGAGCCACATGAGCCAGCAGCCGTTCATGGCTACGGTCACACACTCGCACA TGTACTCTCACAAGCAAGAGCCCCCGCAATATTCCCACCCGTCACGTTTCCCCTCGGCCATGGTGGTCACGGACGCCAACAGCATCAGCACCCTCAGCTCCATGTCCTCCAGCAAGACG GACGCTCCTGTAAACAAGATGGTGCAACTTGGGGGTCTCTCCTGG tGTCCTCTTCAAGCTTGGTGA
- the hnf1ba gene encoding hepatocyte nuclear factor 1-beta-A isoform X2 has product MFSKMVSKLTSLQQELLSALLDSGVTKDVLIQALDDMDPSPPGFGVKLESLPLSPAPPQSGKMNGADVDSKPVFHTLTNGHSKGKLSGDEGSEDGDDYDTPPILKELQSLNTEEAAEQRAEVERMLAEDPWRAARMIKGYMQQHNIPQREVVDITGLNQSHLSQHLNKGTPMKTQKRAALYTWYVRKQREILRQFNQAAHGPASIMTDKGNQDPAFFFPEFNPSGQGMGQPGDEVGSEPSCKKMRRNRFKWGPASQQILYQAYDRQKNPSKEEREALVEECNRAECLQRGVSPSKAQGLGSNLVTEVRVYNWFANRRKEEAFRQKLAMDAITAPTHGINPLLSHSSPHHPQTSASPPMRYSQGPGEVTSSSTISHHSSNAMATSQSVLQQVSPGGLDHSHSLLSPDTKMISGSGGGLPPVSTLTNIHSSHHSHQQTQNLIMPLSGVMAIAQSESGIPPLYLLLLHRDVTLMSDLVPPGLNTSQSQTVPVINSVAGSLAALQPVQFSQQLHSPHQQSLMQQSPSHMSQQPFMATVTHSHMYSHKQEPPQYSHPSRFPSAMVVTDANSISTLSSMSSSKTDAPVNKMVQLGGLSWCPLQAW; this is encoded by the exons atgttctcTAAAATGGTATCGAAGCTGACATCCCTGCAGCAGGAGCTGCTCAGCGCCCTGCTGGACTCAGGAGTCACCAAAGACGTGCTGATCCAGGCCCTGGATGATATGGACCCCAGCCCGCCGGGCTTTGGAGTAAAACTGGAGAGTCTGCCGCTGTCGCCTGCTCCGCCTCAGAGCGGCAAAATGAACGGGGCGGACGTGGACTCCAAGCCCGTTTTCCACACGCTCACTAACGGCCACAGCAAGGGCAAGCTGTCCGGGGACGAGGGCTCCGAGGACGGGGACGACTACGACACGCCGCCGATCCTGAAGGAGCTCCAGTCGCTGAACACGGAGGAGGCCGCGGAGCAACGAGCCGAGGTGGAGCGCATGTTGGC CGAGGACCCGTGGCGTGCTGCCCGCATGATCAAAGGTTACATGCAGCAGCACAACATCCCCCAACGGGAGGTGGTGGACATCACAGGGCTGAACCAGTCTCACCTCTCCCAGCACCTCAACAAAGGCACGCCCATGAAAACGCAGAAGCGAGCGGCCCTCTACACCTGGTATGTCAGGAAACAGCGGGAAATTCTCCGAC AGTTCAACCAGGCAGCGCACGGTCCTGCCAGCATTATGACAGATAAAGGCAATCAGGATCCGGCCTTTTTCTTCCCAGAGTTCAACCCTTCTGGTCAGGGCATGGGTCAGCCGGGCGACGAGGTGGGCAGCGAACCGTCCTGCAAGAAAATGAGACGCAACCGCTTCAAGTGGGGTCCGGCATCCCAGCAGATCCTGTACCAGGCCTACGACAGGCAGAAGAACCCCAGcaaggaggagagggaggctTTGGTGGAGGAGTGCAACAG GGCCGAGTGTCTGCAGAGAGGCGTCTCCCCCTCCAAAGCTCAGGGCCTTGGCTCCAATCTGGTCACTGAAGTGCGAGTTTATAACTGGTTCGCCAACCGCCGCAAAGAGGAAGCCTTCAGGCAGAAGTTGGCCATGGATGCCATCACCGCACCCACCCACGGCATCAACCCGCTGCTGTCCCACAGCTCGCCACATCACCCCCAGACCAGCGCCTCGCCTCCCA TGCGTTACAGCCAAGGCCCCGGCGAGGTCACATCCTCCTCCACCATCAGCCACCACAGTAGCAATGCGATGGCCACCAGCCAGTCGGTGCTGCAGCAGGTGTCTCCGGGTGGATTGGACCACAGCCACAGTCTGCTGTCACCTGACACCAAGATG ATTTCAGGTTCAGGCGGAGGACTTCCTCCAGTCAGCACACTGACAAACATCCACAGTTCCCATCACAGCCACCAGCAGACACAGAACCTCATCATGCCTCTTTCTGGAGTCATGGCCATCGCACAGAGTGAGTCCGGAATCCCTCCACTCTATCTCCTTTTACTCCACCGCGATGTGACACTGATGTCTGACTTGGTCCCTCCAGGTTTAAACACATCACAGTCTCAGACGGTGCCAGTGATCAACAGCGTGGCCGGCAGCCTTGCAGCGCTGCAGCCGGTGCAGTTTTCCCAGCAGCTCCACAGTCCTCACCAGCAGAGCCTGATGCAGCAGTCGCCGAGCCACATGAGCCAGCAGCCGTTCATGGCTACGGTCACACACTCGCACA TGTACTCTCACAAGCAAGAGCCCCCGCAATATTCCCACCCGTCACGTTTCCCCTCGGCCATGGTGGTCACGGACGCCAACAGCATCAGCACCCTCAGCTCCATGTCCTCCAGCAAGACG GACGCTCCTGTAAACAAGATGGTGCAACTTGGGGGTCTCTCCTGG tGTCCTCTTCAAGCTTGGTGA
- the hnf1ba gene encoding hepatocyte nuclear factor 1-beta-A isoform X4, whose translation MFSKMVSKLTSLQQELLSALLDSGVTKDVLIQALDDMDPSPPGFGVKLESLPLSPAPPQSGKMNGADVDSKPVFHTLTNGHSKGKLSGDEGSEDGDDYDTPPILKELQSLNTEEAAEQRAEVERMLAEDPWRAARMIKGYMQQHNIPQREVVDITGLNQSHLSQHLNKGTPMKTQKRAALYTWYVRKQREILRQFNQAAHGPASIMTDKGNQDPAFFFPEFNPSGQGMGQPGDEVGSEPSCKKMRRNRFKWGPASQQILYQAYDRQKNPSKEEREALVEECNRAECLQRGVSPSKAQGLGSNLVTEVRVYNWFANRRKEEAFRQKLAMDAITAPTHGINPLLSHSSPHHPQTSASPPSKIPVRYSQGPGEVTSSSTISHHSSNAMATSQSVLQQVSPGGLDHSHSLLSPDTKMISGSGGGLPPVSTLTNIHSSHHSHQQTQNLIMPLSGVMAIAQSLNTSQSQTVPVINSVAGSLAALQPVQFSQQLHSPHQQSLMQQSPSHMSQQPFMATVTHSHMYSHKQEPPQYSHPSRFPSAMVVTDANSISTLSSMSSSKTDAPVNKMVQLGGLSWCPLQAW comes from the exons atgttctcTAAAATGGTATCGAAGCTGACATCCCTGCAGCAGGAGCTGCTCAGCGCCCTGCTGGACTCAGGAGTCACCAAAGACGTGCTGATCCAGGCCCTGGATGATATGGACCCCAGCCCGCCGGGCTTTGGAGTAAAACTGGAGAGTCTGCCGCTGTCGCCTGCTCCGCCTCAGAGCGGCAAAATGAACGGGGCGGACGTGGACTCCAAGCCCGTTTTCCACACGCTCACTAACGGCCACAGCAAGGGCAAGCTGTCCGGGGACGAGGGCTCCGAGGACGGGGACGACTACGACACGCCGCCGATCCTGAAGGAGCTCCAGTCGCTGAACACGGAGGAGGCCGCGGAGCAACGAGCCGAGGTGGAGCGCATGTTGGC CGAGGACCCGTGGCGTGCTGCCCGCATGATCAAAGGTTACATGCAGCAGCACAACATCCCCCAACGGGAGGTGGTGGACATCACAGGGCTGAACCAGTCTCACCTCTCCCAGCACCTCAACAAAGGCACGCCCATGAAAACGCAGAAGCGAGCGGCCCTCTACACCTGGTATGTCAGGAAACAGCGGGAAATTCTCCGAC AGTTCAACCAGGCAGCGCACGGTCCTGCCAGCATTATGACAGATAAAGGCAATCAGGATCCGGCCTTTTTCTTCCCAGAGTTCAACCCTTCTGGTCAGGGCATGGGTCAGCCGGGCGACGAGGTGGGCAGCGAACCGTCCTGCAAGAAAATGAGACGCAACCGCTTCAAGTGGGGTCCGGCATCCCAGCAGATCCTGTACCAGGCCTACGACAGGCAGAAGAACCCCAGcaaggaggagagggaggctTTGGTGGAGGAGTGCAACAG GGCCGAGTGTCTGCAGAGAGGCGTCTCCCCCTCCAAAGCTCAGGGCCTTGGCTCCAATCTGGTCACTGAAGTGCGAGTTTATAACTGGTTCGCCAACCGCCGCAAAGAGGAAGCCTTCAGGCAGAAGTTGGCCATGGATGCCATCACCGCACCCACCCACGGCATCAACCCGCTGCTGTCCCACAGCTCGCCACATCACCCCCAGACCAGCGCCTCGCCTCCCAGTAAGATACCAG TGCGTTACAGCCAAGGCCCCGGCGAGGTCACATCCTCCTCCACCATCAGCCACCACAGTAGCAATGCGATGGCCACCAGCCAGTCGGTGCTGCAGCAGGTGTCTCCGGGTGGATTGGACCACAGCCACAGTCTGCTGTCACCTGACACCAAGATG ATTTCAGGTTCAGGCGGAGGACTTCCTCCAGTCAGCACACTGACAAACATCCACAGTTCCCATCACAGCCACCAGCAGACACAGAACCTCATCATGCCTCTTTCTGGAGTCATGGCCATCGCACAGA GTTTAAACACATCACAGTCTCAGACGGTGCCAGTGATCAACAGCGTGGCCGGCAGCCTTGCAGCGCTGCAGCCGGTGCAGTTTTCCCAGCAGCTCCACAGTCCTCACCAGCAGAGCCTGATGCAGCAGTCGCCGAGCCACATGAGCCAGCAGCCGTTCATGGCTACGGTCACACACTCGCACA TGTACTCTCACAAGCAAGAGCCCCCGCAATATTCCCACCCGTCACGTTTCCCCTCGGCCATGGTGGTCACGGACGCCAACAGCATCAGCACCCTCAGCTCCATGTCCTCCAGCAAGACG GACGCTCCTGTAAACAAGATGGTGCAACTTGGGGGTCTCTCCTGG tGTCCTCTTCAAGCTTGGTGA
- the hnf1ba gene encoding hepatocyte nuclear factor 1-beta-A isoform X3, whose protein sequence is MFSKMVSKLTSLQQELLSALLDSGVTKDVLIQALDDMDPSPPGFGVKLESLPLSPAPPQSGKMNGADVDSKPVFHTLTNGHSKGKLSGDEGSEDGDDYDTPPILKELQSLNTEEAAEQRAEVERMLAEDPWRAARMIKGYMQQHNIPQREVVDITGLNQSHLSQHLNKGTPMKTQKRAALYTWYVRKQREILRQFNQAAHGPASIMTDKGNQDPAFFFPEFNPSGQGMGQPGDEVGSEPSCKKMRRNRFKWGPASQQILYQAYDRQKNPSKEEREALVEECNRAECLQRGVSPSKAQGLGSNLVTEVRVYNWFANRRKEEAFRQKLAMDAITAPTHGINPLLSHSSPHHPQTSASPPSKIPVRYSQGPGEVTSSSTISHHSSNAMATSQSVLQQVSPGGLDHSHSLLSPDTKMISGSGGGLPPVSTLTNIHSSHHSHQQTQNLIMPLSGVMAIAQSESGIPPLYLLLLHRDVTLMSDLVPPGLNTSQSQTVPVINSVAGSLAALQPVQFSQQLHSPHQQSLMQQSPSHMSQQPFMATVTHSHMYSHKQEPPQYSHPSRFPSAMVVTDANSISTLSSMSSSKTCPLQAW, encoded by the exons atgttctcTAAAATGGTATCGAAGCTGACATCCCTGCAGCAGGAGCTGCTCAGCGCCCTGCTGGACTCAGGAGTCACCAAAGACGTGCTGATCCAGGCCCTGGATGATATGGACCCCAGCCCGCCGGGCTTTGGAGTAAAACTGGAGAGTCTGCCGCTGTCGCCTGCTCCGCCTCAGAGCGGCAAAATGAACGGGGCGGACGTGGACTCCAAGCCCGTTTTCCACACGCTCACTAACGGCCACAGCAAGGGCAAGCTGTCCGGGGACGAGGGCTCCGAGGACGGGGACGACTACGACACGCCGCCGATCCTGAAGGAGCTCCAGTCGCTGAACACGGAGGAGGCCGCGGAGCAACGAGCCGAGGTGGAGCGCATGTTGGC CGAGGACCCGTGGCGTGCTGCCCGCATGATCAAAGGTTACATGCAGCAGCACAACATCCCCCAACGGGAGGTGGTGGACATCACAGGGCTGAACCAGTCTCACCTCTCCCAGCACCTCAACAAAGGCACGCCCATGAAAACGCAGAAGCGAGCGGCCCTCTACACCTGGTATGTCAGGAAACAGCGGGAAATTCTCCGAC AGTTCAACCAGGCAGCGCACGGTCCTGCCAGCATTATGACAGATAAAGGCAATCAGGATCCGGCCTTTTTCTTCCCAGAGTTCAACCCTTCTGGTCAGGGCATGGGTCAGCCGGGCGACGAGGTGGGCAGCGAACCGTCCTGCAAGAAAATGAGACGCAACCGCTTCAAGTGGGGTCCGGCATCCCAGCAGATCCTGTACCAGGCCTACGACAGGCAGAAGAACCCCAGcaaggaggagagggaggctTTGGTGGAGGAGTGCAACAG GGCCGAGTGTCTGCAGAGAGGCGTCTCCCCCTCCAAAGCTCAGGGCCTTGGCTCCAATCTGGTCACTGAAGTGCGAGTTTATAACTGGTTCGCCAACCGCCGCAAAGAGGAAGCCTTCAGGCAGAAGTTGGCCATGGATGCCATCACCGCACCCACCCACGGCATCAACCCGCTGCTGTCCCACAGCTCGCCACATCACCCCCAGACCAGCGCCTCGCCTCCCAGTAAGATACCAG TGCGTTACAGCCAAGGCCCCGGCGAGGTCACATCCTCCTCCACCATCAGCCACCACAGTAGCAATGCGATGGCCACCAGCCAGTCGGTGCTGCAGCAGGTGTCTCCGGGTGGATTGGACCACAGCCACAGTCTGCTGTCACCTGACACCAAGATG ATTTCAGGTTCAGGCGGAGGACTTCCTCCAGTCAGCACACTGACAAACATCCACAGTTCCCATCACAGCCACCAGCAGACACAGAACCTCATCATGCCTCTTTCTGGAGTCATGGCCATCGCACAGAGTGAGTCCGGAATCCCTCCACTCTATCTCCTTTTACTCCACCGCGATGTGACACTGATGTCTGACTTGGTCCCTCCAGGTTTAAACACATCACAGTCTCAGACGGTGCCAGTGATCAACAGCGTGGCCGGCAGCCTTGCAGCGCTGCAGCCGGTGCAGTTTTCCCAGCAGCTCCACAGTCCTCACCAGCAGAGCCTGATGCAGCAGTCGCCGAGCCACATGAGCCAGCAGCCGTTCATGGCTACGGTCACACACTCGCACA TGTACTCTCACAAGCAAGAGCCCCCGCAATATTCCCACCCGTCACGTTTCCCCTCGGCCATGGTGGTCACGGACGCCAACAGCATCAGCACCCTCAGCTCCATGTCCTCCAGCAAGACG tGTCCTCTTCAAGCTTGGTGA